One Desulfomicrobium macestii genomic region harbors:
- a CDS encoding FtsB family cell division protein, translating to MIHGKNQIFLFLLCIINIFLVFKIFDEDSGLPVYNDLKNKIESVQEKIDGVDFRNREISSEIRILKKNDQYVNRLIKRELFYVADNELMYILK from the coding sequence ATGATTCATGGTAAAAATCAGATTTTTCTTTTTCTGCTGTGCATAATCAATATATTTCTTGTCTTCAAGATATTTGATGAAGACAGCGGATTGCCTGTTTATAATGATTTGAAAAACAAGATAGAAAGTGTGCAAGAGAAAATTGACGGTGTCGATTTTCGGAACAGGGAAATCAGTTCTGAAATTCGCATTCTCAAGAAGAATGACCAATATGTAAACAGGTTGATCAAGCGCGAGCTTTTTTACGTCGCCGACAATGAACTGATGTACATCCTGAAATAA
- a CDS encoding tetratricopeptide repeat protein, whose protein sequence is MNDTLHLFDELLEHDSGSKIFFPLARLYRKQGHTQRAIEIVQKGIEHHPDYLEAQLYLIELLSEVGDTSAAENKAFSVFSKLLSYEKFWVSLRAHYAKSQRSDLALASFLVERNARGEDVDLLKLLTYGIGHYTELTSSDSPSVEPEQDLDAEEVAQICLNSGIKTKTMAKLLVAQGEFAQAIKIYDDLLEGVVNEEERKELSALRANAHKELGSVPDPAVEKNNKLFFVLNTLADRLEQKSNPQSLNGD, encoded by the coding sequence ATGAACGATACACTACACCTTTTCGACGAACTTCTAGAACATGACTCGGGATCAAAGATTTTTTTTCCTTTGGCCCGGCTGTATCGGAAGCAAGGTCATACGCAACGAGCCATCGAGATTGTACAAAAAGGGATAGAGCATCATCCTGACTATCTTGAAGCGCAGCTGTATCTGATTGAGCTCTTGAGCGAAGTCGGCGATACTTCGGCCGCTGAAAACAAGGCGTTTTCCGTGTTCTCCAAGCTGCTGTCCTATGAAAAATTCTGGGTGAGCCTCCGCGCACACTATGCAAAGTCCCAGCGCTCCGATTTGGCGTTGGCGTCTTTTCTGGTTGAACGAAACGCACGGGGTGAAGATGTCGATCTGCTCAAGCTCCTGACCTACGGCATAGGCCATTACACCGAACTGACCAGTTCGGACTCTCCAAGTGTCGAACCGGAACAGGATCTTGATGCCGAAGAAGTCGCCCAAATTTGTCTCAATTCCGGAATAAAGACGAAAACCATGGCCAAACTCCTGGTGGCCCAGGGGGAATTCGCGCAGGCCATAAAAATTTACGATGACCTGCTGGAAGGGGTGGTCAACGAGGAAGAGCGGAAGGAGTTGAGCGCACTGCGCGCCAACGCACACAAGGAATTGGGCAGCGTGCCCGATCCGGCGGTCGAAAAAAACAACAAACTTTTTTTTGTGCTCAACACCCTGGCGGATCGTCTTGAACAAAAATCCAATCCGCAATCCCTGAATGGCGATTGA